The genomic region TGCATGCCAGATTCTCAGCATCTCTCTTACACAAACAAAGTAAAATGGCAGCagcattttctttgtttctagGTAAACATGTTCTCAGAAGATCGATCAAAACAGGTATGGTGCTAGCCTTTACTATAGCTGCCTTAGCATCATGGTTGCTAGCCAGGATTGACAGTATTGTCAAAGCCTCATCGACCATGCAGTTTCTTGAATCCGTAAGCATCTTCAGCAGTGCTGTAATAATTCCGGCTCTGACGGCGCGGCCCTTGTTCCCCTGATAAATGCATAGATTGAATAGAGCAGTTGCGGCATCTTTCTTCCCTCGATTGCTTCCATTTTGTAACAAATCTACCAAGGCTGGTATTGCCCCTGATGAACCGATTATTATTTTGTTCTCATCTGCAAGTGATAAACTAAAAAGGGTAGCCGCTGCATTCTCTCTTGCTTCCATGCTTCCGGCACGGAGGACTTGGACAATGGAAGGAACGGCACCAGCAAGCATTATAAGAGACTTGTTATTTTCGAATATGGAAAGGTTAAGAATAGAAGTTACTGCATGTTCTTGTATTGATGCATCATCTGTGGTTAAAAGGTTGACCAGAACAGGTATCGCTCCTGTGTCTGCTATTAGTATCCTGTTATCTGTGCTTCGTTTTGATAGTGATCGGATTTCAGCCACAGCTGCCCTACGTTCCTCTAAGCACCGGCTTGACAGCTTAGAGACCAGTTCCTGGATGGCTGCCATGTCGCCACTAACATCACAGAAAGACCCATTGCTCTTTTTGAGCCTACCATTTGCTAATCCGCTTGGCTGCTCAATGTTATGTTTAGCACACCATTGATTTATTACACTTCTAAGAACATAGTTTGGGGTTAGAGTTAAATTCTCCAGCTTCTGCTGAGTTTTTGGACACGTTACATTGCCACAATCTATCCATCTCTGTATGTAAGATCTCTCATATGTCTGtaaaatcaaaacaatgatTATCAGAACGCAGGGCAAAAAGGAAGGGCAGAAGGCAAAAGCTGATCACAGAAAAATGAAAATCGAAATGATAAGTAGTCATGTCAGGCACAACTATACCTGTCCTGTAGCCACAATCACTGGATCCCTCATTAGTTCCAAAGATATAGGGCATAGGAAATCAACAGGTATTACTAGTGTATCGGGTTTCTTGGTTTGTTCAGCACCCTTAGCAGCCAGATTCTCTTGCCCTTTGGAATCAACCTCATTTGATAGGCAGACCTCAGAAGGAATTGAAGAGCTATTCACCCTTTCCAATATCTTAGGTTCCTTATCAGCAGCATGTCCTAGAGTAGTACAACTTTCTGGAATGCTATCCAGCTTCGCTGAAATTTCATGGTTGGTATCGCTGCGCTCTTTTTCCGGTAGCTGGGAAATGGCATTCGAAACTTTTCTTGAATTCAAAGATCCATATCTTTCAGTCGCTCTTCTCAATTGTGCTCTCACCAATGCGACCtgaaaaaagaaatggaagttGGCGTTAAAAAGGCAAAGTCAAtgtagaaaaagaaatgaagagcacattataaattttggagCTAAACCTGTTCTTGAACCTCCTCTGAGATTTGAAACTGATCAAATGGAATTTTGGCTAAACTTTTCTCCAACTTCCATGTAACacattgaaattgaaaagagaTTCTTTTGGCAGCTCCATCCTTAAATTAAGATATAGCAAATTTCAGAGACGTACCTATAACATAACATATTAAGAACAAATACATATAACCACAATAAAATCCCAGCAACAGTCACTCtggtaacaaaaaaaaaaaaaaagacataattttcttcttcatttttcatgACGTGCAACTCAATTAGTTAATTGGAATTGCGACAATTAGTGAGACAAAAACTAGCAATGGACAATATTGCGGAGAAGTtcatattaataaaatcaagaaATAGACTTAGCACTCGGATAGATTATGTTATTCAAACCCTTATTTCTCTTAAAATACTCTATCTTACACCTATATTCAACACATATATAGAGGTAAATGATCCTAAAAACTTTACACAAAATCGAGTATGCCCCTGTTTGACAAATACTCACTCCGGATAACATGGCAGATAgcttaactcgaaaatttttagCCCAAAAGTTGTTTCTATATGCATACTTTTTCCGAAATGAAGCTAATCAATGTCAGTTAATGCAAACTGAGCCAATAATTAGAATGTGGAACATTATCCGAGGAAGAAACAAGTCAAAAAATTCTGTCAATTTTGCAATACAACTGAGCCTGTCAgttaaaaccaaaatgaaacatATTTGTGGGACTTGGCAAAGCCAATTATCAACATTAAAAAACGTATTAATCGAATCATGTACTAGCACTTAatgttcttttatatatatatataagaagaGGAGATGGGGGTTTACAGAGGAATTAACGGAATGGTGAGCGGAGGCGGCGGACAAAAGACGCTTTGCAGCCTGCAGAGCAACGGCGAGATCAGCCGACCATgaagaggaagaggaggaggaggaggaggaggaggaggaggaagcGTGAGGATGATCAGACGCTGcaaaatccctaatttcctCAAGCAAATGCGTGAATAGAGCTATCCTCCTTACCAGATCCGTGCAATCCTTTTTAAACATCCCGGCAGCCAGATCCCCGAGGACAATATCGTGGACAAGGCTGAGCAAGAACGCGGCAGAAGCGTCGGAGATGACTCCGGCGGCCATTAGTGAAAAAGCCAGGCGTCGGCTCGTGATTGGGTTGATAGGAGTAGAACAGAGAAGTGATTATGATGATGttgaaagaaaaggaaggaTATGCATTTTGAGAGagagaaggaagaagaagaggaagaataGAATGGAGGGCATTAAGAGAGAGATTTGCGGTGAGGCAAAATGGAAGGAAAGGGGATACAGTTGGCTTTGGAATCTTATGATTTGGATTTCAACAACTACCCCATTATTCTCGTATTCTTATGTATGTGATATCACACACTCTTCATTTTATCATCTCATCACAATTTTATTCTTGCTAGCCTGTAAAGTTGTTCATTATTGCCATGCTCTCATTTTGTCCACCACCCAgctatatataattaatataaagaatGTCCAAACAATtctactttctttatttttgcatCTTGTACTTTCAAGATATAATATTTAGGGATCATCCTTTTTAATCCTTAATCAATAATTATGTCTAATATGCATCAAATTTGGGTGTGAGAAGACGTGGTTAGCAACTTCAAAACAAAGCTTTGACGATAACTAACAACCGCAACGAACTAGAAAACGAGTAAGGCTGGGTTTCTCTGATTTTGCGGCGCCAAATATTACTTTTTCGTCCTTTTTCCCAATCTCTTGTTTTTAAGGGCGGATAAAATTAAGGGCAGGCCGAGGCAATACGACTTAAATTTAGGTAAATGCAGGGGATtcgtttcatattttatttaaatgttggGTTTTATAAATGTTccataaaacaatttaaacaaaCCGAAATCAATCAATATTGATGTGATAATTAAGAAGCAGCCCGCGTAGAAAAACTGATTGATCTCACATTTGATTTAACAAAACAAACTGATTTCAaagttttaaccaaaaatttgttaaaatattatagtcaatttggaaatttataaaattataggaaaactttcaattttattttaaaattaaaatactttagaaatttagaaaatttattatacattattaatatgttatgaaaatattataatattttggaaattatatagaatattataaaattatataatatttattaaaatgataaaaataaaaaaatcataaaaatcataaacattTTTTAGGCTTATTTTTATGCTCGAGCTTGACCCGACCCAAAAGTGGGCCTAaactttatataatatttataattttcatagttatatatatatttatattaaaagtctataatttctatcaaattttataatatattaataatatgttataatgtcataatatttttataattaattttatatatctatactattaataaaatctcGATTGGATTGGTGTCATGAGTCAATCGACACCAACTCgattaggaaaataaaaaaaaaacattttgtatttaaaataagttatattattttaaggtactttagtcttttaatttaaaataataaaataaaatgtgcataaagtgaaatttgaacccataaatttatcactcaaccaaaactttatttttatttacttatacattttaattttattatgtacattttattaccttcACAATTGCATATCTATACTATTACAACTCGACATTAATTCAAGATTGACTACAACACCATGGGAAACAATTGTAGTGCATTTAGTATTCTTAAATATGAAgcatttacatgtttaaatctcatattactcacaatttaatatatttttcattttaatattttcttaatattaattagtttcaaatcatacatttcattatttattgtctattattttcaaacacatctccatattttaaatatacaatttccacacacataatttctatttttatagtttcaaaataaaattttataatatttaatcattttcaagtttaaataattaaaatcaatttaacccttcacATCAAATTAATTACTACATTAATACTAAAACGGactttaacaaataattatatttcagTTACTCAATTGAATGTTAACTTTGAAttaaagactcaaattacaacaactttcaatttaaaacttaatt from Gossypium raimondii isolate GPD5lz chromosome 1, ASM2569854v1, whole genome shotgun sequence harbors:
- the LOC105785722 gene encoding U-box domain-containing protein 11 codes for the protein MAAGVISDASAAFLLSLVHDIVLGDLAAGMFKKDCTDLVRRIALFTHLLEEIRDFAASDHPHASSSSSSSSSSSSSSWSADLAVALQAAKRLLSAASAHHSVNSSDGAAKRISFQFQCVTWKLEKSLAKIPFDQFQISEEVQEQVALVRAQLRRATERYGSLNSRKVSNAISQLPEKERSDTNHEISAKLDSIPESCTTLGHAADKEPKILERVNSSSIPSEVCLSNEVDSKGQENLAAKGAEQTKKPDTLVIPVDFLCPISLELMRDPVIVATGQTYERSYIQRWIDCGNVTCPKTQQKLENLTLTPNYVLRSVINQWCAKHNIEQPSGLANGRLKKSNGSFCDVSGDMAAIQELVSKLSSRCLEERRAAVAEIRSLSKRSTDNRILIADTGAIPVLVNLLTTDDASIQEHAVTSILNLSIFENNKSLIMLAGAVPSIVQVLRAGSMEARENAAATLFSLSLADENKIIIGSSGAIPALVDLLQNGSNRGKKDAATALFNLCIYQGNKGRAVRAGIITALLKMLTDSRNCMVDEALTILSILASNHDAKAAIVKASTIPVLIDLLRTCLPRNKENAAAILLCLCKRDAENLACISRLGAAIPLTELTKSGTERAKRKATSLLEHLRKLQQL